One Nicotiana sylvestris chromosome 12, ASM39365v2, whole genome shotgun sequence genomic window carries:
- the LOC104237779 gene encoding vinorine synthase-like: protein MERKIEIVSMEFIRPLSPTPNHLRCFEFSYLDQMAPPTSVPLALFYPPPLYGGDEARAANSSRLLLLKKSLSEILARFYPFAGRIKNSSIECNDDGVPFYEAFAHNYQLEDVLKQPDVDVHFLPTVEDNSLLSYSTVPLLVQVTIFECGSMAISTRVSHKIADRASSCALIDAWAITTRVGTKCAVPEFVAAAKFLPPPNPRVLPTLLESQKISSCDNNQHISKIFVFDASTIVSLKAKAISDVVPVPTRVEVVSAVIWKCVMAATSSGPTGRRSSYLIQNVNMRKRFVPPMPKHCVGNVVAVSVARKGENDCCDLPTLVSCIRKGLLELSFKYKNKQERDEAIFAIPYDSMELTRAFRRREVDIYLNSWCGYQFYDIDFGWGKSSWVSPIERHKNVIFLMDSKDGGGIDAWVCLKDKEMEVFEHELKLLAFGFDKN, encoded by the coding sequence ATGGAAAGAAAGATTGAAATAGTTTCTATGGAGTTCATTAGACCTCTTTCTCCCACTCCCAATCACCTTAGATGCTTTGAATTCTCTTATTTAGATCAGATGGCACCACCTACATCTGTTCCCTTAGCTCTATTTTATCCTCCTCCTCTGTATGGTGGCGACGAAGCTAGGGCAGCTAATTCATCAAGATTACTTCTTTTGAAGAAATCTTTGTCTGAAATACTTGCTCGCTTTTACCCTTTTGCTGGTCGAATCAAGAACAGCTCAATTGAATGCAACGACGATGGGGTGCCTTTTTATGAGGCTTTTGCTCATAATTATCAGTTGGAAGACGTTCTTAAACAACCAGATGTGGATGTACATTTCCTTCCTACTGTCGAAGACAACTCATTATTGTCCTATAGTACAGTTCCATTACTCGTACAAGTCACCATTTTTGAATGTGGAAGCATGGCTATTAGTACGCGTGTTTCTCACAAAATTGCTGATCGTGCCTCCTCGTGCGCCCTGATCGATGCCTGGGCAATCACTACTCGAGTTGGCACCAAATGTGCAGTTCCAGAATTTGTTGCTGCTGCAAAATTCTTGCCACCTCCTAATCCTCGAGTTTTGCCTACATTGCTTGAATCACAAAAAATCTCCTCATGTGATAATAACCAACATATTAGTAAAATCTTTGTCTTTGATGCTTCTACTATTGTATCGCTCAAGGCTAAAGCCATCAGCGATGTAGTGCCAGTGCCAACACGCGTTGAAGTTGTTTCAGCTGTGATATGGAAATGTGTCATGGCCGCTACTTCATCAGGGCCGACTGGGAGAAGGTCGTCATACTTGATTCAAAATGTCAACATGAGAAAGCGGTTCGTTCCTCCAATGCCAAAACATTGTGTAGGAAATGTTGTTGCAGTTAGCGTAGCCCGTAAAGGTGAGAATGACTGTTGTGATTTGCCTACCTTGGTCTCTTGTATAAGAAAAGGTTTATTAGAACTGAGTTTCAAATATAAGAATAAACAAGAACGAGATGAGGCAATTTTTGCCATTCCCTACGACAGCATGGAGCTCACGAGAGCATTTAGGCGTCGAGAGGTAGATATATACCTTAATAGCTGGTGTGGTTACCAATTttatgatattgattttggttGGGGAAAATCTTCGTGGGTTAGTCCAATTGAACGTCACAAAAATGTTATTTTCTTGATGGATTCAAAAGATGGTGGTGGAATAGACGCATGGGTTTGTTTGAAGGACAAAGAAATGGAAGTTTTTGAGCATGAGCTTAAGCTGCTAGCATTTGGATTTGACAAAAATTGA